One genomic window of Arachis hypogaea cultivar Tifrunner chromosome 8, arahy.Tifrunner.gnm2.J5K5, whole genome shotgun sequence includes the following:
- the LOC112707313 gene encoding G-type lectin S-receptor-like serine/threonine-protein kinase At4g27290 — protein sequence MERFTLLLLCFSLLHHTAISTIIDTISTTQYLTDGDTMLSADENFALGFFGIPESSMNRYLGIWYYKVPTRTVAWVANRNTPLNDSSGILKITDKGILALHSHNNTIIWHSNSSRFVQRPVAVLLDSGNLIVKEYGSNNNDLKSFLWQSFDYPFDTMLPGMKFGSDLSTGLNRYLTSQISPDDPSKGNYTFQLDIVGYPELCIRNGESKSFSSGSWNGLRFGGIPRLKQNAIYNYYFVYSKEEIYYTFELLNSSMYSRFVLSADGIMTRYVWSLRIQSWTPYLTLPNDICDSYGKCGPYGKCNIDNSPPCDCLSGTVPKVPEEWNQADWYNGCIRSNPLSCHGDGFKKFTGLKLPDTQKASWLNTSMSLDECAKFCLKNCSCMAYAALDISNGASGCLMWHDELIDIRVLSDPQQDLYVRMSKKDSDEDEKSKGRSDIPKMQIIVSSSVLFIGMMMILCISLILYRRKKNQKNYRNMRGNPEEHQEEELDLPYFDMATLISATNNFSTNNILGKGGFGAVYKGVLEDGREIAVKRLSEDSRQGLQEFKSEVMHVVKLQHRNLVRLLGCCIQAEERILVYEFMPNKSLDYFIFDEDRGKILDWPKRFIIIIGIARGLLYLHQDSRHRIVHRDLKAGNVLLDEEINAKISDFGLARTLVGNENEANTATVVGTYGYLSPEYLIDGIFSTKSDVYSFGVLVLEIVTGKRNRGFNNKNHGFNLLGHVWTLFIDGKCLEIVDGSIRDDDASNLCGVIRAIHVGLLCVQRSPEDRPSMSHALMMLSSEWRLPRPKMPGFFTERDPVGDTSSSGNTKVVSINEVTISELDPR from the exons ATGGAACGGTTCACCTTGCTTCTGTTATGCTTCTCATTGCTGCATCATACAGCTATTTCTACAATCATAGACACTATTAGTACTACACAGTACCTCACTGATGGTGACACCATGCTTTCAGCTGATGAAAACTTTGCACTTGGATTCTTCGGTATACCAGAAAGTTCCATGAACCGTTACCTTGGAATATGGTACTATAAAGTGCCAACTAGGACAGTGGCATGGGTTGCCAACAGAAACACTCCACTTAATGACTCATCTGGAATCTTGAAGATCACTGACAAAGGAATTCTTGCTCTTCATAGTCATAACAATACCATCATTTGGCATTCCAACTCCTCAAGATTCGTGCAGCGACCGGTTGCAGTGCTTTTGGATTCAGGGAACCTCATTGTGAAGGAATATGGGAGCAACAACAATGACTTAAAAAGCTTTCTTTGGCAGAGTTTCGATTACCCTTTTGACACAATGCTGCCAGGGATGAAGTTCGGAAGCGACTTAAGTACAGGTTTGAATAGGTACTTAACATCTCAAATTAGCCCCGATGATCCTTCTAAAGGTAACTATACTTTTCAGCTTGATATTGTTGGATATCCAGAATTATGTATAAGAAATGGTGAATCCAAGTCCTTTTCTAGTGGATCCTGGAATGGTCTTCGATTTGGTGGAATTCCCCGGTTAAAACAGAATGCTATATACAACTACTACTTTGTTTACAGTAAGGAAGAGATATATTATACATTTGAGCTTCTTAATAGCTCAATGTATTCAAGATTTGTGCTATCTGCGGATGGAATCATGACACGTTATGTTTGGAGTTTGAGGATACAAAGTTGGACACCCTACCTAACATTGCCAAATGATATCTGTGATAGTTATGGTAAATGTGGACCATATGGTAAATGTAATATAGACAACTCCCCTCCATGTGATTGCTTGAGCGGAACTGTACCTAAAGTCCCTGAAGAATGGAATCAGGCAGATTGGTATAATGGTTGTATTAGAAGTAATCCGCTAAGTTGCCATGGAGATGGATTCAAAAAGTTTACTGGTCTGAAGCTGCCTGATACACAGAAAGCATCATGGTTAAATACTAGCATGAGTCTTGACGAGTGCGCGAAGTTCTGCCTGAAAAATTGCTCCTGCATGGCTTATGCTGCATTGGATATCAGCAACGGGGCAAGTGGGTGTTTAATGTGGCATGATGAGCTGATAGATATTAGAGTCCTGAGTGATCCACAACAAGATCTTTATGTCAGAATGTCCAAGAAAGATTCAG ATGAAGATGAAAAGTCAAAGGGTAGATCTGATATCCCGAAGATGCAGATTATTGTTTCCAGCTCAGTCTTATTTATAGGAATGATGATGATCCTATGCATTTCCTTGATCCTgtatagaagaaagaaaaaccaGAAAAACTATA GGAACATGAGAGGCAACCCAGAAGAGCATCAGGAGGAAGAACTAGATCTACCATATTTTGATATGGCTACACTTATTTCTGCAACCAACAACTTCTCCACCAATAACATATTGGGAAAAGGCGGTTTTGGAGCTGTTTACAAG GGTGTGTTGGAAGATGGAAGAGAAATAGCAGTTAAGAGGCTTTCAGAAGATTCTAGACAAGGTCTTCAAGAGTTCAAAAGTGAAGTTATGCATGTAGTCAAACTTCAGCACAGGAATTTGGTGAGGCTTCTAGGATGTTGCATTCAAGCAGAGGAGAGGATTCTAGTCTATGAGTTTATGCCAAATAAAAGCTTGGACTACTTCATATTTG ATGAAGACAGAGGCAAGATATTAGACTGGCCTAAGCGGTTCATTATTATAATTGGGATTGCACGAGGCCTTCTCTACCTCCATCAAGATTCAAGACATAGAATAGTCCATAGAGATCTTAAGGCTGGCAATGTTTTGTTAGATGAGGAAATAAATGCGAAAATCTCTGACTTTGGACTAGCCAGAACCCTTGTAGGAAATGAAAATGAAGCAAACACGGCAACTGTTGTCGGAACTTA TGGCTATCTATCTCCAGAGTACCTTATCGATGGAATATTCTCAACAAAATCTGATGTCTATAGCTTCGGAGTGCTGGTGTTAGAGATAGTTACTGGAAAGAGAAATAGAGGCTTCaacaataaaaatcatggttttaATCTTCTCGGACAT GTTTGGACTCTCTTCATAGATGGTAAGTGTTTAGAAATAGTTGATGGATCAATCAGAGATGATGACGCATCGAATTTATGTGGAGTGATAAGAGCGATTCATGTTGGTCTACTATGCGTTCAAAGAAGTCCAGAGGATAGGCCAAGCATGTCACATGCGCTTATGATGTTGAGTAGTGAATGGCGACTGCCTCGACCGAAAATGCCAGGCTTCTTTACTGAGAGAGATCCTGTTGGTGACACTTCTTCATCAGGCAACACTAAAGTAGTGTCAATTAATGAAGTCACAATTAGTGAGCTGGATCCAAGGTAG
- the LOC112705342 gene encoding G-type lectin S-receptor-like serine/threonine-protein kinase At4g27290, translating into MTFNGGSWNGLRFGGIPQLKHNTFYNFYFVYSKEEIYYTYELVDSAVYSRSVLSADGSMTRYVWSVTNKSWSVYLKLPTDICDDYGKCGAYGICNVANSPVCSCLLNRFEPKDPEEWNQTGWFNGCVRINKLSCQDDGFVKLSGLKLPNTQRASWLNNSVSLEECANLCMKNCSCTAYASLDIRNGGTGCLFWYDELIDIRVLSDPQQDLFVRMSRKDIDEIKKSSHKSKIRKLQIIAAITVISIGILILCLSFMLYRRKKQQINYRNMRDSPERYAHVIQEHQEEELELPLFDMATLIAATNNFSTSNILGKGGFGTVYQGMLNDGREIAVKRLSVNSRQGLQEFKSEVLNVVKLQHRNLVKLLGCCIQEEERMLVYEYMPNKSLDYFIFDKERACN; encoded by the exons ATGACATTTAATGGTGGATCTTGGAATGGTCTTCGGTTTGGTGGAATTCCCCAGTTAAAACATAATACTTTTTACAACTTTTACTTTGTTTACAGCAAGGAAGAGATATATTACACATATGAGCTTGTCGATAGTGCTGTATATTCAAGGAGTGTGCTATCTGCAGACGGATCAATGACTCGTTATGTGTGGAGTGTTACAAATAAGAGTTGGAGTGTCTATTTAAAATTGCCAACTGATATCTGTGATGATTATGGTAAATGTGGAGCATATGGTATCTGTAATGTAGCCAATTCCCCTGTATGTAGTTGCTTATTGAACCGATTCGAACCTAAAGACCCTGAAGAATGGAATCAGACAGGTTGGTTTAATGGCTGTGTTAGAATCAATAAATTGAGTTGCCAGGATGATGGATTTGTAAAGTTGTCTGGTTTAAAGTTACCAAACACACAAAGAGCATCATGGTTAAATAATAGCGTGAGTCTTGAGGAGTGTGCTAATCTATGCATGAAGAATTGTTCCTGCACGGCTTATGCTTCCTTGGATATCAGGAATGGAGGAACAGGGTGTTTATTCTGGTATGATGAGCTGATAGATATCAGAGTTCTGAGTGATCCACAGCAAGATCTTTTTGTCAGAATGTCAAGGAAAGATATAG ATGAAATTAAGAAGTCATCACATAAATCCAAGATCAGGAAGCTGCAGATTATTGCCGCCATCACAGTCATATCTATAGGAATTTTGATCTTATGCCTATCCTTCATGCTATACAGAAGAAAGAAGCAGCAGATAAACTATA GAAACATGAGGGACAGTCCAGAAAGATATGCACATGTAATACAAGAGCATCAGGAGGAAGAACTAGAACTACCACTGTTTGATATGGCTACACTTATTGCTGCAACCAATAACTTCTCCACCAGTAACATATTAGGAAAAGGTGGTTTTGGAACTGTTTATCAG GGTATGCTGAACGATGGAAGAGAAATAGCAGTTAAGAGGCTCTCAGTAAATTCTAGACAAGGTCTTCAAGAGTTCAAAAGTGAAGTGTTGAATGTAGTCAAACTTCAGCATAGGAATTTGGTGAAGCTTCTAGGGTGTTGCattcaagaagaagaaaggaTGCTGGTCTATGAATATATGCCAAATAAAAGCTTGGACTACTTCATATTTG ataaagagAGAGCATGCAACTAG
- the LOC140174726 gene encoding G-type lectin S-receptor-like serine/threonine-protein kinase At4g27290, with the protein MNAKISDFGLARSFIGNENEANTTTIVGTYGYVSPEYLIDGIFSTKSDVYSFGVLVLEIVWKLFIEGNCSEIVDPSIRNSSDLSGVIRAIHVGLLCVQQNPEDRPSMLHVLMMLSSECTLLQPKMPGFFTERDLVGDTSSSKSELVSFNEITVSVVHPR; encoded by the exons ATGAATGCCAAAATCTCTGATTTTGGACTAGCCAGAAGCTTtattggaaatgaaaatgaagcaAACACAACAACAATTGTTGGAACTTA TGGTTATGTATCACCAGAGTACCTAATTGATGGAATTTTCTCAACAAAGTCTGATGTTTATAGCTTCGGTGTGCTTGTATTAGAGATa GTATGGAAACTCTTTATAGAAGGTAATTGCTCTGAAATAGTTGATCCGTCCATCAGAAATTCGTCCGATTTATCCGGAGTCATAAGAGCAATTCATGTGGGTCTACTTTGTGTTCAACAGAATCCAGAAGACAGGCCAAGCATGTTGCATGTTCTTATGATGCTAAGTAGCGAATGCACATTGCTTCAACCAAAAATGCCAGGGTTCTTCACTGAGAGAGATCTTGTTGGTGACACTTCATCAAGCAAGAGTGAACTAGTGTCATTTAATGAAATCACAGTTAGTGTGGTGCATCCACGGTAG
- the LOC112707315 gene encoding pentatricopeptide repeat-containing protein At4g37170 — protein sequence MQKFRNFKRSFSFQKRQGLPQSRFNERSEGNEFEEAIDVLCQQNRLNEAIELLHQIHRPSPRIYSTLIAACVRHRALQEGKMVHAHTKASKFVPRISISNRLLDLYSKCGSLDDAQKLFDEMIHRDLCSWNTMIAGYAKIGRLQQARKLFDEMPQRDNFSWNAAISGYVSHARPWEALELFRRMQNHESSNLNKFTLSSALAASAAIPCLRLGKEIHGYLTRTGLDSDEVVWSALLDLYGKCASLNEARGIFYKMEDKDVVSWTTMIHRCFEDGRKEEGFSLFRELMRSGIRPNEYTFAGVLNACAGHAAEHLGKEVHSYMVRIGYDPRSYAVSALVHLYSKCGNTENARRVFNQMPRPDLVSWTSLIAGYAQNGQPEKALWFFELLLRSGTKPDQVVFVGVLSACTHAGLVDKGLEYFHSIKEKHGLMHTADHYACVIDLLARSGRFKEAEDIIDKMPIKPDKFLWAALLGGCRIHGNLEVAERAANALFEIEPENPATYITLANIYANAGLWAEEARVRKGMESRGIVKKPGKSWIEIKRQVHAFLVGDTSHPKICDIHAFLGEISKKMKEEGYIPDINFVLHDVEEEQKEQNLVYHSEKLAVAFGIISTPPGTPIKVYKNLRTCVDCHNAMKYISKIVQRKIIVRDSNRFHCFEDGSCSCQDYW from the coding sequence ATGCAGAAGTTTAGGAATTTCAAGAGGAGCTTTTCATTCCAGAAGAGGCAGGGTCTCCCTCAGTCTCGATTCAATGAACGTAGCGAGGGTAACGAATTTGAAGAGGCCATTGATGTTTTGTGTCAACAAAATCGTCTCAATGAAGCCATTGAGTTGCTCCACCAAATTCATCGACCCTCCCCTCGCATTTACTCCACCCTGATCGCCGCTTGCGTTCGCCATCGAGCTCTCCAAGAGGGTAAAATGGTCCATGCACACACCAAAGCTTCCAAGTTTGTTCCTAGGATCTCCATCTCAAATCGTTTGCTTGATTTGTATTCCAAATGTGGCAGCCTCGATGATGCCCAGAAGCTGTTTGATGAAATGATTCACAGGGATTTGTGCTCTTGGAACACCATGATTGCTGGGTATGCCAAAATTGGACGCCTTCAACAAGCTAGGAagctgtttgatgaaatgccccAAAGAGATAACTTTTCATGGAACGCGGCGATATCTGGTTATGTTAGCCATGCTCGCCCTTGGGAAGCGCTGGAGTTGTTTAGAAGGATGCAGAATCACGAGAGTTCGAATTTGAATAAGTTCACCTTGTCCAGTGCTCTGGCTGCTTCAGCCGCTATTCCGTGTTTGCGTCTTGGGAAGGAGATTCATGGCTACTTGACACGAACTGGTTTGGACTCGGATGAGGTAGTTTGGAGTGCACTTTTGGATTTGTATGGCAAATGTGCGAGCTTGAATGAAGCTAGGGGTATTTTTTATAAGATGGAAGACAAAGATGTAGTTTCATGGACTACCATGATTCATAGATGTTTCGAAGATGGAAGAAAGGAAGAGGGATTTTCCTTGTTTAGAGAGTTGATGAGGTCAGGCATTAGGCCAAACGAGTATACATTTGCTGGAGTTTTAAATGCATGTGCTGGCCATGCTGCTGAACACTTAGGGAAGGAGGTTCACAGTTACATGGTGCGCATAGGGTATGACCCGCGTTCATATGCCGTAAGTGCACTTGTTCATTTGTACTCAAAGTGTGGGAACACTGAAAATGCCAGAAGGGTGTTCAACCAAATGCCTCGGCCTGATTTGGTATCATGGACTTCTCTTATTGCTGGTTATGCTCAAAATGGTCAACCAGAAAAAGCGCTTTGGTTCTTTGAATTATTGCTTCGATCAGGTACTAAGCCCGATCAAGTTGTCTTTGTTGGGGTTCTTTCTGCTTGTACTCATGCTGGGTTAGTGGACAAGGGTTTAGAATATTTCCATTCAATAAAGGAGAAGCATGGGTTGATGCATACTGCAGATCATTATGCATGTGTTATTGATTTATTGGCACGATCTGGACGGTTTAAAGAGGCAGAGGATATCATTGATAAAATGCCAATAAAGCCTGATAAGTTCCTTTGGGCAGCCTTACTTGGAGGATGTAGAATACATGGAAACCTTGAAGTGGCTGAAAGGGCAGCAAATGCGTTATTTGAGATAGAGCCAGAGAACCCGGCTACATATATTACTTTAGCTAATATTTACGCTAATGCGGGTCTGTGGGCTGAGGAAGCCAGGGTTAGAAAGGGTATGGAAAGCAGGGGAATTGTTAAGAAGCCGGGTAAGAGCTGGATTGAGATCAAGAGACAGGTGCATGCCTTCCTGGTAGGAGATACATCCCACCCCAAAATATGTGATATTCATGCATTCCTAGGAGAAATCTCAAAGAAAATGAAGGAAGAAGGCTATATTCCGGACATAAACTTTGTGCTACATGATGTGGAGGAGGAGCAGAAAGAGCAAAACCTCGTTTACCACAGCGAGAAGCTTGCCGTTGCCTTTGGAATCATTTCAACCCCGCCGGGAACTCCTATCAAGgtttataaaaatttaagaacTTGTGTAGATTGTCACAATGCCATGAAATATATATCAAAGATTgttcaaagaaaaataatagtgaGAGATTCAAATAGATTTCATTGTTTTGAGGATGGAAGCTGCTCATGCCAAGACTATTGGTAA